In the genome of Hydrogenimonas thermophila, the window CTTCCAATACCTTTTTTAAAACCTCTTTGTTTTTACTATTTTCAAGCTTCTCTATGGCAAATTTTCCTTTTGCTATAGGAGTTTTTAATTCATGTCCAACATCCCGTAGAAGTTCCTCTTTTGATTGTATTGTTTTTTGAAGTTTTTCAGCCATTTTGTTAAAACTTTCAGCAACTTCCCCTATCTCATCACCAGTTTTTACATCTGTACGTACCGATAAATCACCACTTGAAAATAGTTTCATAGTTTGGCTTATATTTTTTAATGGCATAATCATTTTTAATACTAAGAGATAGATAATTATAAGAAGAGAAATATCTAAAATTAATAGTAAATATGTAATTTTAAGATCATTAATATAATCTTCTTGAGACTTATCATATACTATAAGTTCATTATCTAAATATTTTATATACAAGTAATATTTAGAGTTGGTTTTAATGACTTTTATCTCTCCATATGTTAAACTTTTTCTAAAAACAGTGCTGCTTTTATGTAAAAAAGAGCTTTTATCAACTTTTTGTAAACCAAGTTCAGAAAGTTTTTTCTGAAGCTTTATATTTTCTCCCTTTGCAAAGATTGATAAAATTACTTTTGCATCGGTAATATAATTATTGATTTGAATTACTTCATTTTTTTTCAAATTCGATTTTTCTACCCAAAATGCAATAAATATCATAAGAAAAAGACTTGAAAGAAATAGAAGAGTAATTTTTTTAAATATAGACATTTTTATTTTCCAATAAATTTATAACCAATACCCCAAATAGATTTTATATATTTAGGATTTTTAGGATCATCTCCAATTTTATGTCTAATATTGCTTATGTGCATATCAACTGTTCTATTTTTTGTATCAATTGGCAAAGAGGAAGCATTGATAATCTGTTCTCTTGAGACAACTCTATTTTGATTTTTCAAAAGATGAAAAAATATTTCAAATTCAACCTTTGTTAAATCTATTGGGTAATTATCTAAAAGCACCTCTCTATTTGTTGTATCTATTATAAAATCAGAAATTTTTGTCTTGTTACTTTTATTTAAACGTCTTAATACTGCCTCTATTCTAAGTACAAGCTCTCTAGGCTCATATGGTTTAGCCAAATAGTCATCAACACCTAATTCAAAACCATATATTTTATTGCCAATATCTCCTCTAGCAGAAGATATTATTATTGGAATATCAGAATGCTCTTTTATTGTTTTACATACATCAAATCCATCCATGCCCGGCAACATAAGATCTAAAATAATTACATCAAAATTATTTGGAGCTTTTAAAAATTGGTTAATAGCCTCTTTTGGATCTGTAAAAGATTCTATTTTATATCCAAAACTTTCTAAATAGTCACAAATCAACTCTTGCATCTGCTTATCATCTTCAATCAAAAGGATGCTGTTATTCAACTTCCCACTCCTCTATATAGTCAATAAAAAGTACTCTTTGTTTTGGAGTCAATACTTTATGAAGTTCAGAAAACAACTCAACTTCAATATCTATTGACTCTTTTTTTAGCTCCACTAAAATAGATATTAATTTTTCTTTATTAAAATTGTCTTGCAAAAAAAGCTTTTTTATACGACTCTCTACTATCTCTTTCTTTTGGTGTAAAAGTTTTAATCTCTGATTATTTCTTGAAAGAATGTTAAGTATCTTCTCTTTTTGTACTCTAGTTAAATTAAGATAACTTAAATCGTGTGGCATATGAAACTCAAATAAATCTTCTTCATCATTATGATCTGCTAAAAGTATATTAAAAGATAAAAAGAGTATTAAAAAAAACTTCATTGCTATACTCCACTATTTGGTATCTTTATACTACTGTCTTCAATTAATCCTTGCTCAATATCTTTATGACAAGCTTTACAGTTTGCTTTTGACTTGATTGAACTTGATATAAATATATCTCTATCCAAATTTTTATGTTTTCCAATCCAGTAAGGTGTTTTTGTTATAGCTATTATATCTTTCTTACCTTTTAAAGATTCAGTTATATAAAATGCAGCCTCTTTGGTAGAGTTACCAGCACTATTTGCTAATAAAAATTTTTCAATTGAAATTCTATCTTCCTTTTCGAGTGAAGCATCATCTCCAAAATGATCTTGAAGTGTTGCCATTAGTTTTTTCCAAGAATTAGTAGGTAAAAGAAAAGGTGGATATAGGGTATGGCAAGCAGAACACTCATCTACAAATAGAGAGTGCTCATTTTCATAGTTTACAGGTACAAACCTACTACTTGTTAACCCTGAATCAAACGTAGTTGCATATAATGGTATAAGTATTGCAAATAGTAACATTATCACTGCAAAAAGCTTTTGAAAAAAGTTTAGTGAAGCAGGATCGGCTTCAATATTTTTATAACCGGTAATCATTGAACTTAGTGTATTTATTTTGCTATGAAGAAGTCTATCTACTATTACACCTATAATATGCATACCTACAAGTAGCAATAAAAAATTTGCAAAAAATTCATGTATTTCTTCAAATAGTTCCATCTCTTTAAAAAATGAACTATTTAAAAAAGATAGTACTCCTCTTCCTTCTTGAATGCCATAAGTCAAAATTCCAGTTAATGTGGCAAACAAAACAGTAACTATAATTCCCAGCATCACAAAGGATGCTGCAGGATTATGACCAGTATATATTTTTTTAGTATTTGAAAAATTCAAAATAAACTCTATAATCTCTTTTATTGATAGTGGCCATTCAGCAAATTTTGAGTATTTAGGTCCTATAAATCCCCAAAATATTCTAAAAATAATAAGAATTCCTACTCCATACCCAAATGCTGCATGTATATTTAAAAAACTCTCCGTTTCAGATGTTAAAAACATCAACACAATATAAACAACAAGCATCCAGTGAAAAATGCGTGTCGGAAGTGTCCATACATAAGTTTGCATTATTAATCCTTTCAATCATCCCAACGTCCATAGTTTGGTATATATATCTCTTTTTCACTATAACTTCCACTTTGAGCATTAGTATGGCAAGCATTACAATTAGCTAAACTTTTTACAGCTTTTTGTTTAATAAAACGTTTTGGAATCTCTCTATGCTCTTTCTTAAAATATGGTGTTTCACTGATACGAAGTGGCGATGTATTAGGATAGATGCGTTTTCCCATTTTCCCAATATCACCGTAAACAGCTTTATTATCAGAAGCATTTTCAAGAAGATACTCAAGTATCTGTTGAAATTCCTCTTTTTCAAGTGTAGCATCTGTACCAAAATGGTCTTCAAGAGTAAGCATCATCTTCTTCCATGAACGCTTTGGAAGAAACTCTGGTTGATATGCCATATGGCAAGCACCACACTCATTTTTATATAACTTTGTATTACCTGACACTAGATAACTTTTTTTATGATAAACCTCTTTTCTTTCATGTTCATTATCTTCATCTGCAAATATTACAACACTTCCAACTGCAAGCATTGCTACAGCAGCAAATAGAAAAAACTTTTTCATAATACACCTCCTCACTATTTTGATAGAATAAATGTTAAAACATCGCCTTTTTCAATGGCAGTGCCTTCTCTTTTATAAACATCTTTGAAATTACGCCTCAGCCACTTTTTAACTTTTTTTACATCTTTAAGTCTTTTAGAATTAACTTTTGGTGAAAGTGGCTCTAGTTTTTTTCCTGTAAAGATATTTTCACCATTTTTTGTCAAATCATTAGTATGACAACTTGCACAAGATATTTTTTTCCCTCTTTTTCCAATATGTTGAGAGAAAAATATATCTTCACCACGTTTTGCATCAAATCCTTTAAATGAAGGATTCTCAATTTTTGCTTGAACTTTAAGACTTTGCATATAGTCATCAATTGGTGCAGCTATTACAAATGTAAAAGCGGAACCTAGCAGTAAAATGTATCTTTTCACTATACACCTCCTTCTAATTTGTTGTAATTAAAATTTTTACAGAAGAAGGTAAATTTATGTTTTGAGTTTTCTTGACTATTTCTTGACAATTTATTAACTCAATAATATTAATTAAATTAAAGATAAAAAAGAACTAAATAACTAGACAATAATGTAAAAATTTTTATTCCATATATAAGTAAGTGATTAAATCAAATATATTAACTACATTCCATAAATCAATAATAGACTTGATATATGTAAGTATTACAATGTCTAAATGTAATTTATTTACATTTAATATGTAATTTATTACAATTATATTTGTAATTATTACACGAAAGGATTGAAAATTATTTTCAGAGAACCTGTTATAAAAGATTCCATACAGATGCATAAATTAGTAATCAAGTGTGAAAGCCTTGACCTAAACTCTCAATATAGCTATATGCTTATCTGTACACATTTTAAAAAAACAAGTATTGTTTGTGAATCTAAAGGAAAAGTAATAGGATTTATATCTGCATATATTTTGCCAGATAGACAAAATACTATTTTTATATGGCAAGTTGCTGTTGATAGTTCATATCGTGGCAATGGGATTGCATTAAAAATGCTAAGTAGTATCTTATCAAGAAAAGAACTATCCGATATAAAATATATTCATGCA includes:
- a CDS encoding cytochrome b/b6 domain-containing protein, whose amino-acid sequence is MQTYVWTLPTRIFHWMLVVYIVLMFLTSETESFLNIHAAFGYGVGILIIFRIFWGFIGPKYSKFAEWPLSIKEIIEFILNFSNTKKIYTGHNPAASFVMLGIIVTVLFATLTGILTYGIQEGRGVLSFLNSSFFKEMELFEEIHEFFANFLLLLVGMHIIGVIVDRLLHSKINTLSSMITGYKNIEADPASLNFFQKLFAVIMLLFAILIPLYATTFDSGLTSSRFVPVNYENEHSLFVDECSACHTLYPPFLLPTNSWKKLMATLQDHFGDDASLEKEDRISIEKFLLANSAGNSTKEAAFYITESLKGKKDIIAITKTPYWIGKHKNLDRDIFISSSIKSKANCKACHKDIEQGLIEDSSIKIPNSGV
- a CDS encoding DUF1924 domain-containing protein; amino-acid sequence: MKRYILLLGSAFTFVIAAPIDDYMQSLKVQAKIENPSFKGFDAKRGEDIFFSQHIGKRGKKISCASCHTNDLTKNGENIFTGKKLEPLSPKVNSKRLKDVKKVKKWLRRNFKDVYKREGTAIEKGDVLTFILSK
- a CDS encoding diheme cytochrome c, with product MKKFFLFAAVAMLAVGSVVIFADEDNEHERKEVYHKKSYLVSGNTKLYKNECGACHMAYQPEFLPKRSWKKMMLTLEDHFGTDATLEKEEFQQILEYLLENASDNKAVYGDIGKMGKRIYPNTSPLRISETPYFKKEHREIPKRFIKQKAVKSLANCNACHTNAQSGSYSEKEIYIPNYGRWDD
- a CDS encoding Spy/CpxP family protein refolding chaperone codes for the protein MKFFLILFLSFNILLADHNDEEDLFEFHMPHDLSYLNLTRVQKEKILNILSRNNQRLKLLHQKKEIVESRIKKLFLQDNFNKEKLISILVELKKESIDIEVELFSELHKVLTPKQRVLFIDYIEEWEVE
- a CDS encoding ArsS family sensor histidine kinase; the encoded protein is MSIFKKITLLFLSSLFLMIFIAFWVEKSNLKKNEVIQINNYITDAKVILSIFAKGENIKLQKKLSELGLQKVDKSSFLHKSSTVFRKSLTYGEIKVIKTNSKYYLYIKYLDNELIVYDKSQEDYINDLKITYLLLILDISLLIIIYLLVLKMIMPLKNISQTMKLFSSGDLSVRTDVKTGDEIGEVAESFNKMAEKLQKTIQSKEELLRDVGHELKTPIAKGKFAIEKLENSKNKEVLKKVLEELDSLTSDILQIKLLDEENLNRTKFKASTLIAEALSKLFINEDDLEIVIDDFEIDADLHYLSVALKNLVENGLKYSVKTPIVIEAKPEQITVISFGEKLDKDLEYYIQPFTRDSNNKHGYGLGLNIVKKIVDKHNFFLNYNHLNGYNFFTINLSQTYDNQNN
- the ectA gene encoding diaminobutyrate acetyltransferase, coding for MKIIFREPVIKDSIQMHKLVIKCESLDLNSQYSYMLICTHFKKTSIVCESKGKVIGFISAYILPDRQNTIFIWQVAVDSSYRGNGIALKMLSSILSRKELSDIKYIHATISPSNIASRNLFKKLALYLNTSIRVNKFLKKELFINESHEEEELYQIGPINL
- a CDS encoding response regulator transcription factor gives rise to the protein MNNSILLIEDDKQMQELICDYLESFGYKIESFTDPKEAINQFLKAPNNFDVIILDLMLPGMDGFDVCKTIKEHSDIPIIISSARGDIGNKIYGFELGVDDYLAKPYEPRELVLRIEAVLRRLNKSNKTKISDFIIDTTNREVLLDNYPIDLTKVEFEIFFHLLKNQNRVVSREQIINASSLPIDTKNRTVDMHISNIRHKIGDDPKNPKYIKSIWGIGYKFIGK